From Aspergillus fumigatus Af293 chromosome 5, whole genome shotgun sequence, a single genomic window includes:
- a CDS encoding lipid-binding SYLF domain-containing protein, whose product MAPSIWEKAKVGGKKGFDKAWNTVDKLGAPVNRLSNRVGAEAFWPMALDKESDKAARILRSFCKDGFYTKEDLEQNGTDSDGKINRPKGKQRVIKKIPAPVIQRAVGLAIFTTMRTGLWLSGSGGSGVLLARIPETGEWSPPSGIMLHTAGIGFLAGVDIYDCVVVINTFEALEAFKKVRCTLGGEVSAAAGPYGVGGVLESEVHKRQAPIWTYMKSRGLYAGVQVDGTIIIERTDENERFYGERISVTDILAGKAKRPPRPIQTLIQTIKAAQGDSDVEESWIPPPGQTPGDVEVQPATLFGVPDPDDPDPFGVKALEAEGLFIREAGTRSRPSYDVFEFKPSPHSPIYSTFRRSLDSSPRSSWRASVQSHASVDRGTQTDVASFTAPTSISRASSRSTRADRIDRSPWDAEDGWDTVIPERPAHLTQHREYDSDQDSVDDDYEVHEVSSATVSKRESTTPSSPVSIEDTTAPPELKRHSPTFTRARLVTIPKRLPPALPPRNPHRDPVPMSQSTPTSPTSSTSSSLNGRRSVASHPDNSTVNGFAQLPLHPNNYSSSSLLSKETPQSHNHVSAEKDEFHSVTSAQASDDDEAEPDTATVNGFHRESSNEDIISDSAQSEHAALPAAEAVANTATQEPASKPESNDATFEETKSVAESGSHRTSEPAQPA is encoded by the coding sequence ATGGCTCCCTCGATTTGGGAAAAGGCCAAGGTTGGCGGCAAGAAGGGATTCGACAAGGCATGGAATACGGTCGATAAGCTAGGCGCGCCGGTGAATCGGTTGTCGAATCGCGTTGGAGCGGAGGCGTTCTGGCCCATGGCTCTCGACAAAGAAAGCGACAAGGCAGCTCGCATCTTGCGCAGCTTCTGCAAAGATGGTTTCTATACCAAAGAAGATTTGGAGCAAAACGGTACGGACAGCGATGGGAAGATCAATCGTCCCAAGGGTAAGCAGCGagtgatcaagaagatccCCGCGCCGGTAATCCAACGCGCAGTGGGCCTCGCCATCTTCACCACAATGCGAACGGGATTATGGCTGAGTGGTTCGGGTGGAAGCGGCGTGCTTTTGGCTCGCATTCCTGAAACAGGCGAATGGAGTCCACCCTCCGGTATCATGCTGCACACGGCTGGAATCGGTTTCCTGGCCGGTGTGGACATCTATGATTGCGTGGTTGTTATCAACACCTTCGAGGCACTGGAAGCATTCAAGAAGGTGCGGTGTACTTTGGGAGGAGAGGTCAGCGCGGCGGCTGGTCCCTATGGAGTGGGAGGTGTCCTGGAGTCGGAGGTTCACAAGCGACAGGCACCCATCTGGACATATATGAAGAGCCGGGGTCTATACGCTGGCGTCCAGGTGGACGGAACAATCATCATTGAACGTACAGACGAAAACGAGCGATTCTATGGCGAAAGGATATCCGTCACCGACATTCTGGCTGGCAAGGCGAAGCGGCCACCAAGGCCCATCCAGACTCTCATCCAGACGATCAAGGCCGCGCAAGGTGACAGCGATGTGGAGGAGAGCTGGATTCCTCCTCCGGGACAGACGCCGGGCGATGTCGAAGTTCAGCCAGCGACTCTGTTCGGAGTCCCGGATCCCGATGACCCTGATCCATTCGGGGTAAAGGCTCTGGAAGCCGAAGGCTTGTTCATCCGCGAGGCCGGGACTCGATCGCGACCATCATATGATGTCTTTGAATTCAAACCCAGTCCTCATAGTCCCATCTATTCCACCTTCCGACGAAGTTTGGATAGCTCCCCACGCAGCAGTTGGAGAGCGAGCGTTCAAAGCCACGCCAGTGTGGATCGAGGGACGCAGACCGATGTGGCCTCCTTTACTGCTCCTACATCGATCAGTCGCGCCTCATCAAGGAGCACTCGTGCAGATCGTATCGATCGCAGTCCGTGGGATGCAGAGGATGGCTGGGATACCGTGATACCGGAGCGGCCAGCCCATCTCACCCAGCATCGAGAGTATGACAGTGATCAGGACTCTGTGGACGATGACTATGAGGTTCACGAGGTCAGTAGTGCTACCGTCTCCAAGCGTGAGAGCACCACTCCCTCTTCCCCTGTGTCCATTGAGGACACAACAGCTCCTCCAGAACTGAAACGTCATTCGCCCACATTCACCCGAGCCCGGCTGGTCACCATTCCAAAGCGCTTGCCTCCTGCTCTACCACCCCGAAATCCTCATCGGGACCCAGTTCCGATGTCACAATCGACCCCCACCTCTCCCACTtcctccacttcctcctctttgAACGGCAGACGATCTGTGGCGTCCCACCCTGATAACTCAACTGTAAATGGCTTTGCCCAACTTCCTCTCCACCCTAACAATTATTCCTCGTCAAGTCTCCTGTCGAAAGAGACCCCTCAATCGCACAACCATGTGTCTGCTGAGAAAGACGAATTTCACTCCGTAACAAGCGCTCAAGCAtcggacgacgatgaagccGAGCCTGATACCGCGACCGTCAATGGCTTTCACCGGGAAAGTTCTAATGAAGACATCATCTCTGACTCCGCTCAGAGTGAACACGCAGCTTtgccagcagcagaagcagttGCAAATACCGCAACGCAGGAGCCTGCTTCCAAGCCTGAATCAAACGATGCGACTTTTGAAGAGACAAAGTCTGTCGCCGAAAGTGGAAGCCACAGAACTTCGGAGCCCGCTCAACCCGCGTAA
- a CDS encoding putative poly(ADP)-ribose polymerase PARP translates to MAPRTFKKAVIAVSGTFSGYKQATRLTSSDSPTADLKAIVEGQGATFSTTVSEGCTHLVTTQKEVEKGTVKYKQACNVPGCDVVSLEWLLDSQKAGKPLASKSYFLTAGAASVGQGQNVDGTGTGTAPAPASGATTATAPKTNKRKLADANDDTAGSAVDANGASNGDEANKKQKAAQKASTKSLNVPVDEGCTMPGAVFIEDSGLIWDATLNQTNSAHNNNKFYRIQLLVDTSGTTYKTWTRWGRVGEFGSSALLGDGTLQRAKFEFEKKFKDKTGLKWEDRLSTPKSNKYTFIERNYEESDDEDDSEDKMDVDKREKIESTLPQAVQELLTFIFNQQHFLSTMASMSYDAQKLPLGKLSKRTLTTGFQILKDLSELVADPSLASSRYNTSFQQAALDLSNRYFTTIPHVFGRNTPPILTKDHQIKTEVDLLEALTDMGVANGIMKNSRDAEMMNQLDRQYQGLGMQEMTPLNRSSAEFRELEAYLNNSRGSTHHLRFSVINIFRIERKGEEDRFKSSCFANLTNSNRRLLWHGSRSTNFGGILSQGLRIAPPEAPVSGYMFGKGVYFADMSSKSANYCVPYNSANMGLLLLCDVELGNPMLEQFRANFNAGTDAKAQGKIATLGKGRTIPAGWKDAGCLHPALSGVQMPDVSKSTMSDNGSLLYNEYIVYDVAQIRQRYLFHVHMS, encoded by the exons ATGGCACCACGGACATTTAAAAAGGCCGTCATCGCTGTAAGCGGGACGTTCTCAGGTTACAAGCAAG CAACGAGGCTAACTAGCTCGGATTCGCCAACAGCGGACCTGAAGGCTATCGTCGAGGGACAAGGCGCTACATTCAGCACTACAGTTTCAGAAGGCTGCACGCATCTCGTCACGACGCAGAAGGAGGTTGAAAAGGGGACGGTGAAGT ACAAGCAAGCATGTAATGTGCCGGGGTGTGACGTCGTCTCTTTGGAATGGTTGTTGGACTCGCAGAAGGCGGGTAAACCACTTGCTTCAAAGTCGTATTTTTTGACGGCTGGAGCTGCGTCCGTGGGACAGGGACAGAATGTGGATGGTACTGGTACTGGTaccgctcctgctcctgctaGCGGCGCTACCACTGCCACTGCCCCCAAGACAAACAAGAGGAAGCTTGCCGATGCGAACGATGATACTGCGGGTAGCGCAGTGGATGCGAATGGCGCTAGCAACGGCGATGAAGCGAATaagaaacagaaggctgCGCAGAAGGCTAGCACCAAGTCTCTGAATGTTCCTGTTGACGAGGGGTGCACGATGCCTG GGGCGGTCTTTATCGAAGACTCCGGTCTGATCTGGGATGCAACTCTTAATCAGACGAATTCCGCGCATAACAACAATAAGTTCTACCGGATTCAGCTGCTGGTTGATACCTCCGGGACAACCTACAAGACCTGGACACGCTGGGGCCGTGTCGGGGAGTTTGGATCGTCTGCATTGCTGGGTGATGGCACTCTGCAGAGAGCCAAGTTCGAGTTTGAGAAGAAGTTCAAAGACAAGACGGGTCTGAAATGGGAGGACCGGCTGAGTACGCCCAAGTCGAACAAGTACACCTTTATCGAGCGTAACTATGAAGAGtcggacgacgaagacgacagTGAGGACAAAATGGATGTCGATAAGAGGGAAAAGATCGAGAGTACCTTGCCTCAGGCGGTGCAGGAACTTTTGACCTTTATCTTTAACCAGCAACACTTCCTGTCTACGATGGCGTCCATGTCGTACGACGCGCAAAAGCTGCCGTTGGGCAAGCTGAGCAAGAGGACCCTGACGACTGGGTTTCAGATTCTGAAAGATCTGTCCGAACTCGTGGCCGATCCCTCCCTTGCGAGCTCCAGATACAACACTTCGTTCCAGCAGGCTGCTCTGGACCTCAGCAATCGTTACTTTACCACTATTCCGCACGTATTTGGTCGCAATACGCCTCCAATTCTGACTAAAGATCATCAGATCAAGACCGAGGTTGATCTGCTGGAAGCACTGACCGACATGGGCGTTGCCAACGGAATCATGAAGAATTCTCGAGATGCCGAGATGATGAACCAGCTGGATCGCCAGTACCAGGGTCTGGGAATGCAAGAGATGACTCCAC TGAACCGTTCCTCGGCCGAATTCCGTGAACTTGAAGCATACCTGAACAATTCTCGCGGCTCGACGCACCATCTTCGATTCAGC GTCATCAATATCTTCCGCATTGAGCGCAAGGGGGAAGAGGATCGGTTCAAGTCTTCTTGTTTTGCAAATTTGACGAACAGCAACCGCCGTCTATTGTGGCACGGATCCCGCAGTACCAATTTCGGTGGTATCCTCAGCCAGGGTCTTCGCATTGCACCGCCCGAGGCGCCCGTGTCAGGATACATGTTCGGCAAGGGCGTCTACTTCGCCGACATGTCAAGCAAATCCGCAAACTACTGTGTGCCCTACAACAGCGCCAACATGGGCCTGCTACTCCTCTGCGATGTCGAGCTTGGAAATCCCATGCTCGAGCAGTTCCGGGCCAACTTCAACGCAGGAACGGATGCGAAGGCCCAAGGCAAGATCGCGACGCTCGGAAAAGGGCGAACTATCCCGGCCGGTTGGAAGGATGCAGGCTGTCTTCATCCGGCACTGTCAGGTGTGCAGATGCCGGATGTGTCCAAGTCTACGATGAGTGACAATGGCAGTCTACTGTATAATGAGTACATTGTGTACGATGTTGCGCAAATTCGGCAGAGATACCTTTTCCATGTTCACATGAGTTGA